From Echinicola soli, a single genomic window includes:
- a CDS encoding SusC/RagA family TonB-linked outer membrane protein — MMFTKNLSGFSRCISLLLMLMVIGVMDLQAQTLEVTGVVRSSEGETVPGVTVLLKGTSTGTSTDMDGAYKLTVNDPNGTLMFTSIGMIKQEIPINGRSTIDVTMEMDVAQLDMVEVVDYGYGTVKKSDMTGSVASMSGKELAKIPVASAAQAITGRLPGVRVLTTDGSPGADVVIRVRGGGSVTQDNSPLYVVDGFIVGSIRDIPPTDIESITVLKDAAATAIYGAQAANGVIVVTTKTPKAGKTSISYNNFFQWKSLPEDRRYNVLDSYEFALANYEYAKLQSNAAVRNFEKFYGVYDDLELYKQKPSTDWQDELFGDPKLSQYHNLSISGGTEKTKFMLSLTNNTDEGLMLNSGYKRNVINFKLNHKLADRLTMDVGARVTHTVIDGAGTSGNAQINIKDAVQTRPTNGIADELDIDMNQINSEDDFQSFLLSLVSPVELAKQDWRKRTEYDYVFNAGLTWEIIDDLNFKSTFNGSKDFREDLRFYGPLTGESFNNGNNMPLGQRDDRSTFSYRWLNSVSYKFDNLGTDHALDFLVGQEVYSSGGKRNFLRAEDFRLSITPEELFANMTFGRADRHETEDYTNSNRFSLFGRANYQFMGKYLFTATVRSDASSKFSKANRVGVFPAVAVGWKISEEDFLKASSWIDELKLRLSWGETGNDRIETTATQFLFSASTNRGPGFGNTDNVFYQPSSSTLYNPDLKWETTITKNIGLDFTLFKAKVEGSLDFYRNVTRDLLLRSAIPPNTGFPFQWDNVGSTSNQGVELGINAFIIDKPDFSLSVNFNTGLNQARVEELDGTNERFFQSNWASTDLNNINDFYLRVGGKIGDVYGYVTDGYYTEDDFEGYDAAAGEYILKADVPNSTSVVGNTNIRPGFLKLKDLNDDGQIDADDRKVIGNTLPKNQGGFGVNARWKGFDASVFFNYQFGNDVYNTGKIQYNQFRRVTYGNMLTTMSSDNRYTYLDVDGTYTGTPGEIVTDLTQLEEMNAGKNIWSHNSYGIAGAVIHSWAIEDGSFIRLNNLTVGYSLPTELISRIGLSQFRVYATGNNLKLWTDYSGYDPEVSTSRSSSYSALTPGVDYSSFPRSRSYTVGVNVTF, encoded by the coding sequence ATGATGTTTACCAAAAATCTATCGGGTTTTTCCCGATGCATCTCCTTGCTTTTGATGCTGATGGTAATCGGTGTGATGGACCTGCAGGCCCAGACATTGGAAGTTACCGGAGTAGTCCGAAGCTCAGAAGGTGAGACCGTACCGGGTGTCACCGTATTGTTAAAAGGTACAAGTACAGGCACCAGTACCGACATGGACGGTGCCTATAAGCTGACCGTCAATGATCCCAATGGTACCTTGATGTTTACATCCATTGGTATGATCAAACAGGAAATCCCTATAAATGGACGTTCTACAATTGATGTGACCATGGAAATGGATGTGGCACAACTGGACATGGTAGAAGTAGTGGATTACGGTTATGGCACCGTTAAGAAAAGCGATATGACAGGGTCCGTGGCATCCATGTCCGGTAAGGAGCTGGCCAAGATCCCCGTAGCCAGTGCCGCCCAAGCCATTACTGGTAGGCTTCCCGGCGTACGGGTATTGACCACAGATGGCTCTCCAGGTGCGGATGTCGTTATTCGTGTGAGGGGCGGTGGATCAGTGACACAGGACAATTCCCCGCTTTATGTGGTAGATGGATTTATCGTGGGAAGTATCAGGGATATTCCACCGACAGACATTGAATCCATTACCGTATTGAAAGATGCGGCGGCTACCGCCATTTACGGTGCCCAAGCAGCAAATGGAGTGATCGTGGTAACCACCAAAACACCGAAGGCAGGTAAAACCTCTATTTCCTATAATAATTTCTTCCAATGGAAAAGTCTTCCGGAAGACAGAAGGTACAATGTCTTGGACTCTTATGAATTTGCGCTTGCCAATTATGAATATGCCAAGCTTCAGTCCAATGCAGCTGTTAGAAATTTCGAAAAGTTTTATGGTGTTTACGATGACTTGGAACTATATAAGCAAAAACCATCAACCGATTGGCAAGATGAGCTTTTCGGTGATCCTAAGCTTAGCCAGTACCATAACTTGAGTATTAGCGGGGGGACCGAAAAAACCAAGTTTATGCTTAGCCTTACCAATAACACAGATGAAGGCCTGATGCTCAATTCCGGATATAAAAGGAATGTGATCAACTTCAAATTAAACCATAAACTGGCAGATCGCCTTACGATGGATGTGGGGGCAAGGGTAACCCATACCGTGATCGATGGTGCAGGTACTTCCGGTAATGCTCAGATAAATATTAAGGATGCTGTGCAAACACGACCTACCAACGGAATTGCCGATGAACTGGACATTGATATGAACCAGATCAATTCAGAAGATGATTTTCAATCTTTCTTGCTGAGCCTTGTTAGCCCTGTGGAGCTGGCAAAACAGGACTGGAGAAAAAGAACAGAGTATGATTATGTCTTCAATGCGGGATTGACTTGGGAAATAATCGACGACCTGAACTTTAAATCTACCTTTAACGGCTCCAAGGACTTTAGAGAAGATTTGAGGTTTTATGGCCCTCTAACGGGCGAGTCTTTCAATAATGGCAACAATATGCCTCTGGGCCAAAGGGATGATAGGTCTACTTTCTCCTACAGATGGCTAAACAGTGTTTCCTATAAATTTGACAATTTAGGAACCGACCATGCCCTTGATTTCCTAGTGGGGCAAGAAGTATATTCCAGCGGAGGTAAGCGAAACTTTCTTAGAGCAGAGGACTTTAGGCTGTCCATTACTCCTGAGGAACTGTTTGCAAATATGACTTTTGGACGGGCAGATCGACATGAAACCGAGGATTATACAAACTCAAACCGTTTTTCTCTGTTTGGTAGGGCCAATTACCAATTCATGGGAAAATACCTCTTCACCGCAACGGTAAGATCTGATGCTTCCAGTAAGTTTTCCAAAGCGAATAGAGTAGGTGTATTTCCTGCAGTGGCTGTGGGATGGAAAATCTCGGAGGAAGACTTCTTGAAGGCATCCTCTTGGATAGATGAGTTGAAGTTACGTTTAAGCTGGGGCGAAACGGGTAACGACCGAATAGAGACCACTGCCACACAGTTTCTGTTCAGTGCTTCCACCAATAGAGGTCCCGGATTTGGTAATACCGATAATGTATTTTACCAACCATCCAGCAGTACGCTTTATAATCCAGACCTGAAGTGGGAAACCACGATTACCAAAAATATTGGCTTGGACTTTACCCTTTTCAAGGCCAAGGTGGAAGGTAGCTTGGATTTTTACAGAAATGTTACAAGGGACTTATTACTTAGATCAGCCATTCCTCCAAATACTGGATTTCCTTTTCAATGGGATAATGTGGGCAGCACCTCCAATCAAGGGGTGGAATTGGGTATTAATGCCTTTATCATCGACAAACCGGATTTCTCACTTTCCGTAAATTTCAATACGGGGCTTAACCAAGCCAGGGTAGAGGAGCTGGATGGCACTAATGAGCGATTCTTTCAGTCCAACTGGGCCAGTACCGACTTGAATAATATCAATGATTTTTACCTTCGAGTGGGAGGCAAGATCGGTGATGTCTATGGTTATGTCACCGATGGATACTATACCGAGGATGATTTTGAAGGTTATGATGCTGCAGCTGGGGAGTATATCTTGAAAGCTGATGTGCCAAACTCCACTTCTGTAGTCGGCAATACCAATATCAGACCGGGATTTTTGAAGCTAAAAGATCTCAACGATGATGGCCAAATCGATGCGGATGATAGAAAAGTCATCGGCAATACCCTTCCTAAAAACCAAGGTGGATTTGGTGTAAATGCACGGTGGAAAGGTTTTGATGCTTCGGTCTTCTTCAATTATCAGTTTGGAAATGATGTCTATAATACGGGTAAGATCCAATACAACCAGTTCAGAAGAGTCACTTATGGTAACATGCTGACGACCATGTCTTCTGATAATCGCTACACTTATTTGGATGTAGACGGTACGTATACAGGAACTCCCGGTGAGATCGTAACGGATCTTACGCAATTAGAGGAAATGAACGCGGGCAAGAATATATGGTCCCATAACAGCTATGGTATCGCCGGGGCAGTGATTCACTCTTGGGCGATAGAAGATGGTTCATTCATCAGACTCAATAACCTAACGGTGGGCTATTCCCTGCCGACCGAATTGATTTCTCGTATAGGACTGTCCCAGTTCAGGGTTTACGCGACAGGAAACAACTTAAAGTTGTGGACAGATTACTCTGGCTATGATCCGGAAGTAAGTACCAGCAGAAGCAGCAGCTACTCTGCTTTGACACCAGGTGTGGATTATTCTTCTTTCCCAAGAAGCCGGTCCTATACAGTAGGTGTTAATGTGACATTCTAA
- a CDS encoding pectate lyase family protein, with the protein MKINYLLFRLIGVMLLMAFYQSCSSTEPDPDPVDEEEEEPYDGPVYAFPGAEGYGQYATGGRGGNVYYVTKLDDDNSQGTLRHALNQSGPRTIVFNVGGTIELKSRLNISRGDLTIAGQSAPGGGITLRNYPVTIDADNVIIRYLRFRMGDTAQQEGDALGGRFHKDIIIDHCSMSWSTDECVSFYANENFTLQWCIISESLKTSVHEKGSHGYGGIWGGKYASFHHNLLAHHDSRNPRLGEEAGKAFALTDLVDLRNNVIYNWGGNAAYGGEAMNVNIVNCYYKPGPATPSGSKRNRIMSIDKNKNEGTEVYDIWGKFYIDGNVVEGSSQTSEDNWTYGVYNQFHSSYGTVGEADKAAMKMDQAHELDGFTVSTHQAEEGYDLVLDYAGANLKRDEVDARIIANVKNGNYDHEGSNGSTNGIIDTQSDVGGWPILDAGTPVTDSDGDGMPDNWETANKLDPNDPDDGHKIQAGTPYTFLEVYLNSLIKDFPLE; encoded by the coding sequence ATGAAAATCAACTATTTACTTTTTCGGCTTATTGGCGTGATGCTGCTGATGGCTTTTTATCAATCCTGTAGTAGTACAGAACCCGATCCAGATCCAGTGGACGAGGAGGAAGAAGAGCCTTATGATGGGCCTGTTTATGCTTTCCCAGGAGCAGAAGGATATGGACAGTATGCTACTGGTGGGCGTGGCGGAAATGTGTATTATGTGACCAAACTGGATGATGATAATAGCCAAGGCACGCTTCGGCATGCCTTGAACCAAAGTGGGCCTCGTACCATTGTTTTCAATGTGGGAGGGACGATCGAGTTAAAGTCCCGATTGAATATTTCCCGAGGAGATCTAACAATAGCTGGACAGTCCGCACCTGGTGGCGGAATCACCCTTCGCAACTACCCAGTGACCATTGACGCAGACAATGTGATCATTCGGTATTTGCGCTTTCGGATGGGAGATACAGCTCAGCAGGAAGGTGATGCCTTGGGAGGGCGGTTTCATAAGGATATAATTATTGACCACTGTTCAATGAGTTGGTCAACAGACGAATGCGTATCTTTTTATGCCAATGAAAATTTCACCTTACAATGGTGCATTATCTCGGAGAGCCTCAAAACCTCTGTCCATGAAAAAGGCTCTCATGGCTATGGAGGGATCTGGGGAGGAAAATATGCTTCTTTTCATCACAATCTCTTAGCACACCATGACAGCAGGAACCCACGACTGGGAGAGGAAGCAGGTAAAGCGTTTGCCTTGACAGATCTGGTAGACCTCAGGAACAATGTGATCTATAACTGGGGCGGTAATGCTGCCTACGGTGGTGAAGCCATGAATGTCAATATCGTGAATTGTTACTACAAACCAGGACCTGCTACTCCATCCGGCAGCAAGAGGAACAGGATCATGTCCATTGATAAGAATAAAAATGAAGGGACTGAGGTCTACGACATTTGGGGCAAGTTCTATATCGACGGTAATGTTGTAGAGGGCAGCAGCCAGACATCTGAAGATAACTGGACTTATGGCGTTTATAATCAATTTCACAGCAGCTATGGCACTGTGGGCGAAGCAGACAAAGCAGCTATGAAGATGGATCAAGCGCATGAGCTGGATGGCTTTACTGTAAGTACCCACCAAGCAGAGGAGGGGTACGATTTGGTACTCGATTATGCCGGGGCCAATCTTAAGCGGGATGAGGTAGATGCCCGGATTATTGCCAACGTCAAAAACGGAAATTATGATCATGAAGGTTCGAATGGTAGCACCAATGGCATCATCGATACGCAAAGTGATGTCGGAGGATGGCCGATACTGGATGCGGGAACACCTGTCACAGATTCGGATGGAGATGGTATGCCCGACAATTGGGAAACGGCCAATAAACTGGATCCCAATGATCCTGATGATGGCCATAAAATCCAAGCAGGTACACCTTACACCTTTTTGGAAGTATACCTTAATAGTTTGATCAAGGATTTTCCGCTTGAATAG
- a CDS encoding pectinesterase family protein, whose product MRDLKGKVQEDIVVAKDGTGDFLYIADALEAIRVYLPKPITVYIKEGVYKEKLEIPGTITNVTFRGDGPEKTIITYDDHTGKNYMDTFDSYTLLVWGNSLRFQDLTIQNTAGSVGQAVALHAEGDRLVFENCHFRGDQDTMFASGENSRQYYKDCYIEGTTDFIFGSATALFDNCEIHSKSNSYITAASTPEWVNYGYVFKDCKLTAAAGVDKVFLGRPWRDYAKTVFINCKMEDHVVAEGWNDWGRPQVKETTYYGEFGSTGPGANSSQRVDWAHQLSAEEAKQYTAENIFTGQTSQTNAYGFPWYGYQIDSSFNLEDSYNQLQKHFPDIQPVRNTAVAGVIEDNVDYKDLGYRRLKMDVFYPEHRQKDRLPGILMVHGGGWRSGHRSLQAPMAKALAKKGYVTAVMDYRLSLEAPYPAGVYDVKDAIKWLKSHAEKFGLDTNRVAISGGSAGGQLAALVAMTNGREAYESPSSGLTASASVHALIDMDGVLAFHHPESSEGTVAAEWLGGTYEEVPEIWDQASALHQLGEVAVPSLFLNSQYPRFHAGQDDMIKKLDKLGVYSEVHTFEACPHPFWLFRPWFGTTVNFVDGFLQKVW is encoded by the coding sequence GTGCGTGACCTCAAGGGGAAAGTCCAAGAAGATATTGTGGTCGCAAAGGATGGTACAGGTGACTTTTTGTATATAGCCGACGCACTGGAGGCCATTAGAGTTTACTTGCCTAAACCCATTACAGTCTACATTAAAGAGGGGGTATACAAGGAAAAACTGGAAATTCCCGGCACCATTACCAATGTAACATTCAGGGGTGATGGACCTGAAAAAACCATCATCACCTATGATGATCATACGGGAAAAAATTACATGGATACATTTGATTCCTACACATTGCTTGTATGGGGGAATAGCCTGAGGTTTCAGGATCTGACCATTCAGAATACTGCAGGATCCGTGGGGCAGGCAGTAGCCCTTCATGCAGAGGGAGACCGATTGGTGTTCGAAAATTGCCATTTTAGAGGTGATCAAGATACCATGTTTGCCTCAGGTGAAAATAGCCGGCAATACTATAAAGACTGCTATATCGAAGGGACTACTGATTTTATCTTTGGATCAGCTACTGCGCTTTTTGATAATTGTGAAATTCATTCTAAGTCAAATTCCTACATTACAGCCGCTTCCACTCCAGAATGGGTGAATTATGGATATGTGTTTAAGGACTGTAAGTTAACTGCTGCAGCGGGAGTGGACAAGGTTTTCTTGGGCAGGCCATGGCGGGATTATGCCAAAACGGTGTTTATCAATTGTAAAATGGAGGATCATGTCGTGGCTGAAGGCTGGAATGACTGGGGGCGTCCTCAAGTAAAGGAGACTACCTATTATGGAGAATTTGGCTCTACAGGCCCTGGTGCCAACAGCTCCCAACGAGTAGATTGGGCTCATCAACTTTCAGCGGAAGAAGCAAAACAATATACTGCTGAGAATATCTTCACTGGACAAACATCGCAAACCAATGCGTACGGCTTTCCTTGGTATGGCTATCAAATAGACAGTTCATTTAACCTTGAAGATTCCTATAACCAACTACAGAAGCATTTTCCTGACATCCAACCTGTCCGGAATACAGCCGTGGCTGGTGTGATAGAAGACAATGTAGACTATAAGGATTTAGGGTACAGGCGGTTGAAAATGGATGTTTTTTACCCTGAGCACAGACAGAAGGATAGACTTCCTGGCATCCTCATGGTACATGGAGGAGGGTGGCGTTCTGGTCATCGTTCGTTACAGGCACCGATGGCCAAAGCACTGGCAAAGAAAGGTTATGTGACGGCTGTAATGGATTACAGACTTTCTTTAGAGGCGCCATATCCTGCTGGCGTATATGATGTGAAAGATGCTATCAAATGGTTAAAATCGCATGCCGAAAAATTTGGACTGGATACCAATAGAGTGGCCATTTCAGGTGGATCAGCAGGAGGACAGCTGGCCGCCTTGGTTGCCATGACCAACGGAAGAGAAGCATATGAATCTCCTTCCTCTGGCCTAACGGCTTCTGCCAGCGTCCATGCACTGATCGATATGGATGGTGTTTTGGCATTTCATCATCCGGAATCTTCCGAGGGGACAGTAGCCGCAGAGTGGCTGGGCGGTACTTATGAGGAAGTTCCAGAGATTTGGGACCAAGCATCTGCTTTACATCAACTAGGAGAAGTGGCCGTCCCTTCACTATTCCTTAACAGTCAATACCCTCGGTTTCATGCAGGGCAAGATGATATGATCAAGAAGCTGGACAAACTTGGTGTGTATAGTGAAGTCCATACTTTTGAGGCATGTCCACATCCCTTTTGGCTGTTCCGGCCGTGGTTCGGAACTACTGTGAATTTCGTAGATGGATTTTTACAAAAGGTGTGGTAA
- a CDS encoding rhamnogalacturonan acetylesterase, whose translation MRNTMKLLLCLLPLMLGFQPRETITTVYLIGDSTMADYRDNYDHGKDYMKTRYPVTGWGQVFQPFMEKGNLPHLSGLITGDSVVVDDRARGGRSTRTFFEEGRWRKIYENLRPGDLVLMQFGHNDAAENKPERYVTTEGYKEYIRLFVSQAREKGGIPIIITPVNRNYPWKDGILQNVHGEYYKAAVEVAEEKDALLIDLTRLSMEHFTEMGKDYVTENYFMNFGPGLYEAYPEGSNDNTHFQPEGAKAVARLVYEAMTSLER comes from the coding sequence ATGAGAAATACAATGAAGCTCCTTTTATGCCTACTGCCGCTTATGCTTGGATTTCAGCCTAGGGAAACAATTACAACCGTGTACTTGATTGGAGATTCTACCATGGCGGATTATCGTGATAATTATGATCATGGAAAGGATTATATGAAAACCCGTTATCCAGTAACTGGATGGGGGCAGGTATTTCAGCCATTTATGGAAAAGGGGAATTTACCCCATCTAAGTGGGCTGATAACTGGAGATTCCGTTGTGGTGGATGATAGAGCGAGAGGTGGACGGAGCACCCGCACCTTCTTCGAAGAAGGAAGGTGGCGTAAAATTTATGAAAACCTGCGACCAGGCGATCTGGTGCTGATGCAGTTTGGGCATAATGATGCTGCTGAAAATAAACCGGAGCGATATGTGACTACGGAAGGATACAAGGAATATATACGTCTTTTTGTTTCTCAGGCCAGAGAGAAAGGCGGAATTCCCATAATCATAACCCCAGTTAACAGGAATTACCCTTGGAAGGATGGCATTCTCCAAAATGTACATGGTGAATATTATAAGGCTGCTGTAGAAGTTGCTGAAGAGAAGGATGCATTGCTGATTGATTTGACCCGGTTATCCATGGAGCATTTTACAGAGATGGGTAAGGATTATGTTACTGAAAATTACTTTATGAATTTTGGTCCGGGACTGTATGAGGCCTATCCAGAAGGAAGTAATGATAACACCCATTTTCAGCCGGAAGGGGCTAAGGCAGTAGCACGTTTGGTCTATGAGGCCATGACTTCACTTGAAAGATAG
- a CDS encoding RagB/SusD family nutrient uptake outer membrane protein, with protein sequence MKLKHIIIAAATATFMGSCQDFLEPESLSTFDLNYIYSNVDDARKGVNAIYSHFGQDAFRSRLSNNMTGNTDIEHSSGWGNNGDRYQIWNLEALESNRDLQIVWTYAYRAIRDANIAIEGLETSGMLESTDAATSQTMNQLLGEAYTLRAYWYSMLTYYFGDVPYMVEAPKAGLDFNLPKKDRNEILTEEINHLINVEEKMLWADQVPNGIEQVNREYTLGMIARLSLQRGGYFLNPDLTMARESDYLDYYQIAKDYSQKLISLKDRELNPSFRQVFMNQCTFQTPVNNDMLFEVPFSLGNGDVGWNIGVRVDGGNTASHDYGSGNNYMAIPPTYYLSFDTLDTRRDVTCSLYKVTTEFTYEFVNGGLDIGQGKWSRHFLPTPPGKSTAKGTGINWPMMRYSDVLLMFAEAENELNGPTAEAQEALKRVRRRAFDAAHWGQKVDAYVGQVSGGKDTFFEAIVDERAWEFGGEMIRKYELIRWGIYSEKMAETVEGLKELADAAFNGTTQYPDYMYWKVDENGDFTILNPNKRVVAPPDDTWTQQSFLLALHSDEFGYQEWVTNDWENYINGPQPGVVRYIFPIPTEAIANSQGTLTNDGYGF encoded by the coding sequence ATGAAACTAAAACATATAATTATAGCAGCGGCTACGGCGACATTTATGGGATCCTGTCAGGACTTCCTGGAGCCAGAATCGCTTTCTACTTTTGATTTAAATTATATTTATTCAAATGTGGATGATGCCAGAAAAGGGGTCAATGCCATCTATTCTCATTTTGGCCAGGATGCCTTCCGGTCCAGGTTATCCAATAACATGACCGGCAATACAGATATAGAACATTCCAGTGGATGGGGAAATAACGGTGACCGATATCAAATTTGGAATTTGGAAGCATTGGAGAGTAACCGTGACTTGCAGATCGTGTGGACCTATGCATATCGTGCCATCAGGGATGCCAATATTGCGATAGAAGGCTTAGAAACCAGTGGCATGCTGGAATCTACCGATGCAGCAACCTCTCAGACGATGAACCAGCTTTTGGGCGAAGCTTATACGCTAAGAGCCTATTGGTACAGCATGTTGACCTATTATTTTGGTGATGTGCCATATATGGTCGAAGCACCCAAGGCCGGCCTTGATTTTAACCTTCCCAAAAAGGACAGGAATGAAATCCTTACAGAGGAGATCAATCACCTGATCAATGTGGAAGAAAAAATGCTTTGGGCCGATCAGGTACCCAATGGTATTGAGCAGGTAAATAGAGAGTATACCTTGGGAATGATTGCCCGTCTTTCATTGCAAAGAGGGGGATATTTCTTAAATCCGGACTTGACGATGGCACGGGAAAGTGACTACCTGGACTATTATCAAATCGCCAAGGATTATTCGCAAAAGCTTATTAGTCTAAAGGATCGTGAGCTTAACCCCAGCTTCCGTCAGGTTTTTATGAACCAATGTACCTTCCAGACTCCAGTAAATAACGATATGTTATTCGAGGTACCTTTTTCCCTGGGGAATGGAGATGTTGGATGGAACATTGGCGTAAGGGTAGACGGTGGCAATACCGCTTCCCATGATTATGGTTCTGGAAACAACTACATGGCGATCCCGCCTACGTATTACCTTTCTTTTGATACATTGGATACAAGAAGGGATGTGACGTGTTCACTATATAAGGTGACTACGGAGTTCACCTATGAATTTGTCAATGGTGGACTGGATATCGGTCAAGGAAAATGGAGCCGTCACTTTCTGCCAACACCTCCCGGTAAATCCACTGCAAAAGGTACCGGTATCAACTGGCCAATGATGCGTTATTCAGATGTTTTACTGATGTTTGCCGAGGCTGAGAATGAATTGAACGGACCGACAGCAGAAGCTCAGGAAGCACTGAAGCGTGTACGTAGGAGAGCCTTTGATGCTGCCCATTGGGGACAGAAGGTGGATGCCTATGTAGGCCAAGTTTCTGGTGGAAAAGATACCTTTTTCGAAGCGATCGTGGATGAGCGTGCTTGGGAATTCGGTGGAGAGATGATCCGTAAGTATGAATTGATCCGCTGGGGGATATATTCCGAAAAGATGGCCGAGACGGTGGAAGGATTAAAGGAATTGGCTGACGCAGCTTTTAACGGTACCACACAGTATCCTGATTACATGTATTGGAAAGTGGATGAAAATGGCGATTTCACCATTTTGAACCCTAATAAGCGAGTGGTCGCTCCACCAGATGATACGTGGACGCAGCAGTCATTTTTGTTAGCACTTCATAGTGATGAATTTGGGTACCAGGAATGGGTGACCAATGACTGGGAAAACTACATTAACGGCCCCCAACCGGGCGTGGTGCGGTACATTTTCCCTATTCCTACTGAAGCTATCGCCAATAGCCAAGGGACGCTGACAAACGACGGTTATGGATTTTAA
- a CDS encoding DUF4957 domain-containing protein, protein MKLIKNNIYQNICILMLGLIVISACKEDDEMFERTRLFRPVLIEDLFSEENTIIVNMGKMNEAVSYTLEVSRDSFATAPEYVIETDTNYVELNEELLGQSLFWDMLYQVRATAHADEQEYDSKVSDLGSVRTQRFPTILNDPESYDVIDVAAHVTWQTIGAAVTEVKAYSAEDLYLETPLIEQEVSAEEQEIGDMVLNGLEPETEYQVAIYSEDVLRGWVNYTTLPQDIDPTAPGVIDIRANTSPSAVSDAVAMAPDGAIILVQRGVTYDFPEDNLNKSITIRAAYGFGEQKAKLYTTGNWDIDDNSDIDHIRFIGLELRGEDYGGDYVFNPNRENVHVGELSFDNCEIGTFRGIIRARTSTVIDNYIIKNSVVDSIGGYGIFTVDTEATAMIKNIRLENSTFNKIQFGVTSRSNSESFVIESCTFANFVSGGSGFFRYRGGDGNNNVAQGIVIHNSIFGHGWDEAMEDNYAIRGIYDGLENTNFDIVNVYSTNDFSFSSGEIPGFPVGNYKGSQADLWVDPANNDFNFQDRGFAGRYDSGDPQWRARL, encoded by the coding sequence ATGAAATTAATAAAGAACAATATATATCAAAACATCTGCATTCTTATGCTAGGCCTGATCGTGATCAGTGCCTGTAAGGAAGATGATGAAATGTTTGAAAGGACAAGGCTTTTCAGGCCTGTACTGATTGAGGATCTCTTTTCAGAAGAAAATACGATCATCGTCAATATGGGGAAAATGAACGAGGCAGTATCCTATACCTTGGAAGTGAGCAGGGATTCCTTTGCTACAGCTCCAGAGTATGTGATCGAGACAGACACAAATTATGTAGAACTGAACGAAGAACTGCTTGGGCAATCGTTATTTTGGGATATGCTCTATCAGGTAAGGGCCACCGCCCACGCCGATGAACAGGAATATGACAGTAAGGTATCTGATCTTGGATCAGTCCGTACCCAGCGATTTCCTACGATCCTTAACGATCCAGAAAGCTATGATGTGATCGATGTGGCTGCCCATGTGACCTGGCAAACCATCGGTGCAGCTGTGACAGAAGTGAAGGCTTATAGTGCAGAAGACTTGTACCTGGAAACACCACTGATCGAGCAAGAAGTGTCTGCTGAGGAGCAAGAAATTGGTGACATGGTCCTTAACGGTCTAGAACCAGAAACGGAATATCAAGTAGCCATATACAGCGAAGATGTCCTTCGTGGTTGGGTAAACTACACCACATTACCGCAAGATATTGATCCTACTGCACCCGGGGTAATTGACATAAGGGCAAATACCAGCCCTTCGGCGGTGTCTGACGCCGTGGCCATGGCTCCTGATGGCGCCATCATTTTGGTGCAGCGCGGGGTGACCTATGATTTCCCTGAGGATAACCTGAACAAATCCATCACTATTCGCGCGGCTTATGGTTTTGGTGAGCAAAAAGCCAAACTGTATACGACCGGCAACTGGGACATTGATGATAATTCTGATATCGATCATATCCGGTTTATTGGCCTGGAGCTGAGAGGGGAGGATTATGGTGGAGACTATGTCTTTAATCCTAATCGTGAGAATGTCCACGTAGGTGAACTGAGCTTTGACAATTGTGAAATAGGTACCTTTAGAGGTATTATCAGGGCTCGTACCAGCACGGTAATAGATAATTATATCATCAAAAATTCCGTAGTGGACAGCATCGGAGGCTATGGTATCTTTACGGTAGACACAGAGGCTACTGCAATGATCAAAAACATTCGATTGGAAAACTCCACCTTTAATAAGATCCAATTCGGGGTGACCTCCCGTAGTAATTCAGAGTCATTTGTCATCGAGAGTTGCACCTTTGCCAATTTCGTAAGTGGAGGTTCAGGCTTCTTCCGCTACAGAGGCGGAGATGGAAACAACAACGTGGCTCAAGGCATCGTGATCCATAACAGTATTTTTGGACATGGATGGGATGAAGCCATGGAAGACAACTATGCTATTAGAGGGATTTACGACGGATTGGAAAATACCAACTTTGACATTGTGAATGTCTATAGTACCAATGATTTCAGTTTCTCCAGTGGTGAAATACCTGGATTCCCCGTTGGAAACTATAAGGGTTCCCAAGCAGACCTTTGGGTAGATCCTGCCAATAATGACTTCAACTTCCAGGACAGAGGTTTTGCTGGTCGATATGACAGCGGTGATCCTCAATGGAGAGCTCGGCTTTAA